One window of Fibrobacter sp. UWEL genomic DNA carries:
- a CDS encoding YecA family protein — protein sequence MNVLSLPKHYRTRLLRETNCIHKEPIPSKLLEKLLNACKKDVVEDIHFCTTPAVEMDDVCEQRLLKAEYIDVLMDRIPKIFESFVKYSGEFEYQLFLIFMLREYRTQLPYNEMFPGKNPEEFNLPKMDDRIFKFVEQNLSIGFMFLFGTNEDNLSLVVPDEFFDIARKTKRSMAGFHDYCKVYANLYGICHADTVISKWNMDHRECSLTKSKGIAAINECSLFSRYFTCYDDCLCNWSVETAEVMETIVEGRKPHMPYKPTDKEFSEWLNYVDDINENLDEFKTIQDHFVKYSEKPSYAEFKAQCLLDDLRIGMEHPTAIIEKYREEIGFTRIDLDKITPIISAIMELNNKARLWVTYGNSPDELSPSRDSSFGLQNVKPSAPFVLSSPKVGRNDPCPCGSGLKFKKCCGKMVN from the coding sequence ATGAATGTTTTGTCTTTGCCTAAACATTATCGCACTCGTTTGCTTCGCGAAACGAACTGTATTCACAAAGAACCAATTCCCTCAAAGCTGCTCGAAAAGCTTTTGAATGCTTGCAAAAAGGACGTCGTCGAGGATATCCATTTCTGCACGACGCCTGCGGTCGAGATGGATGATGTTTGCGAACAAAGATTGCTGAAGGCTGAATATATTGATGTCTTAATGGACCGTATCCCGAAAATCTTTGAGAGCTTTGTCAAGTATTCTGGCGAGTTTGAATACCAGCTGTTTTTGATTTTTATGCTTAGAGAATACAGAACTCAGCTGCCCTATAACGAGATGTTTCCTGGAAAGAATCCTGAGGAGTTCAACCTTCCGAAAATGGACGACCGCATTTTTAAGTTTGTGGAACAGAACTTGTCTATTGGATTTATGTTCCTTTTTGGAACAAATGAAGATAATCTATCCTTGGTTGTCCCGGATGAATTCTTTGATATCGCTCGGAAGACGAAGCGTTCCATGGCTGGTTTCCATGACTATTGCAAGGTCTATGCCAACCTCTATGGTATTTGCCATGCGGATACGGTCATCAGTAAGTGGAATATGGACCATCGGGAATGTTCCTTGACAAAGAGTAAAGGCATTGCTGCCATCAACGAATGTTCCTTGTTTAGCCGCTATTTCACCTGCTATGATGATTGTTTGTGCAACTGGAGTGTTGAAACTGCCGAAGTGATGGAAACAATCGTCGAAGGTCGTAAGCCTCATATGCCGTACAAGCCGACGGACAAGGAATTTTCGGAATGGCTCAATTATGTTGACGATATCAATGAGAATCTTGATGAATTCAAAACCATTCAAGACCATTTCGTAAAGTATTCGGAGAAGCCTAGTTACGCCGAATTCAAGGCGCAGTGCCTGTTGGATGATTTGCGCATAGGAATGGAGCATCCGACAGCAATTATTGAAAAGTATCGCGAGGAAATAGGTTTTACTCGAATTGATTTGGATAAAATAACGCCGATTATTAGCGCTATCATGGAACTGAACAATAAGGCCAGGCTTTGGGTCACCTATGGAAACTCGCCAGATGAGTTGTCTCCATCTCGGGACTCGTCGTTTGGCTTACAAAATGTAAAACCGAGCGCACCGTTTGTTCTCTCGTCGCCGAAGGTAGGGCGAAACGATCCGTGTCCATGCGGCAGCGGCCTTAAGTTCAAGAAATGCTGCGGCAAGATGGTGAATTAG
- a CDS encoding DNA cytosine methyltransferase, which translates to MTSRKNTLRVLSLFSGCGGLDLGLEGGFTVLRKSVNEQIHPNWVKESAGKNSVILKHNRFETVFANDILPCAKKSWNHFFSKRKDVDGVYHLESIVDLVKKHNEGTFSFPENIDVVTGGFPCQDFSVAGKRLGFDSQKSHNGKKEDHADNESRGTLYLWMKQVIEIVKPKIFIAENVKGLVSLGDAKRIIETDFRNIDEGYCVVDAQVLKAWEYGVPQSRERVVFIGISRKYANQEILANLEELGAESKYYPYPPKTHGEGLQDIVTCKDAFIDLKEPESSDDKAQQSFSKAKYYGKMQGSSEVNLNDIGPTIRSEHHGNIEFRRLSEEHGGTHTSELKKGLPERRLSVRECARIQTFPDNYEFIFNDGNEKVNSSEAYKVIGNAVPPLLGYAIGKRLEIIWKDLFGE; encoded by the coding sequence ATGACGTCTAGAAAGAACACCCTTAGGGTCCTTTCTTTATTTTCCGGCTGCGGCGGCCTTGACTTAGGTCTTGAAGGCGGCTTCACTGTTTTAAGAAAGTCCGTGAACGAGCAAATTCATCCTAACTGGGTAAAGGAATCTGCAGGCAAAAATTCGGTCATACTCAAACATAATCGCTTTGAGACCGTATTCGCTAACGACATACTTCCATGTGCAAAGAAATCTTGGAATCATTTTTTCAGTAAACGAAAGGACGTAGATGGAGTATACCATCTGGAATCTATTGTTGATCTTGTAAAAAAACATAACGAAGGAACTTTTTCTTTTCCCGAAAACATTGATGTTGTTACAGGAGGCTTTCCTTGCCAAGACTTTTCTGTTGCTGGTAAGCGACTTGGATTTGATTCACAAAAAAGCCATAACGGAAAGAAAGAAGATCATGCAGACAACGAATCTAGGGGCACACTATATTTGTGGATGAAACAAGTTATTGAAATCGTCAAGCCCAAAATATTCATCGCAGAAAACGTCAAAGGACTAGTTTCACTCGGCGATGCAAAGAGAATCATTGAAACTGATTTTAGAAACATCGACGAAGGATACTGCGTAGTCGACGCCCAAGTATTAAAAGCATGGGAATACGGTGTTCCGCAAAGTAGAGAGCGCGTTGTTTTTATCGGAATATCACGAAAATACGCAAACCAAGAGATTCTAGCAAATCTAGAAGAACTTGGTGCAGAATCCAAATATTATCCATATCCTCCCAAAACCCATGGCGAAGGACTACAAGACATCGTGACTTGTAAAGATGCGTTTATTGACTTAAAAGAACCAGAATCATCTGATGACAAGGCTCAGCAAAGTTTTTCAAAAGCAAAATACTACGGAAAAATGCAAGGCAGTTCCGAAGTCAATTTGAATGACATCGGACCGACAATCCGCAGCGAACATCATGGCAACATTGAATTCCGAAGATTAAGTGAAGAACATGGAGGCACGCACACTTCCGAATTGAAAAAAGGGCTGCCCGAAAGAAGATTGAGTGTACGTGAATGCGCTCGTATACAAACGTTCCCAGACAATTACGAGTTCATCTTTAACGATGGCAACGAAAAAGTCAATTCATCGGAAGCTTACAAAGTAATTGGAAATGCAGTACCTCCCCTTCTCGGATATGCGATCGGAAAAAGACTCGAAATCATTTGGAAAGACTTATTTGGAGAATGA
- a CDS encoding energy transducer TonB — MFLLDTTIKSLFITIAFALLSCSQNKDTPQVKETSSNSVNDQSSNTLDSIKEELYLQPQTREHNTNQQDSFVHKITDYTMEEHMGGWASGITDKGCISGPTDPDPKRVKLTHYCDSDSTITCHKEMARLIDIYIKYSDCVYMNKIALGKEECIQDMSDVNKALTSIKFYVPPRLPPKVLWDENKTAIKGSLPQEKVLRKIKIYMGTVRYVCRRNTTENEYSGTLSLKMQISKDGTVIEAIVIKSTSDNPLLDQEILNHFKKIQFEKSNGETNVEFAMEFLKR; from the coding sequence ATGTTTTTATTAGATACAACCATCAAGAGCTTATTTATCACCATTGCCTTTGCTCTGCTTTCCTGTTCACAGAACAAGGATACTCCCCAAGTAAAAGAAACATCATCCAATTCAGTCAATGACCAATCATCCAACACGCTGGATTCTATAAAAGAAGAATTGTATCTTCAACCACAAACTAGAGAACACAACACAAACCAACAAGACAGTTTCGTCCACAAAATCACCGATTACACAATGGAAGAGCACATGGGTGGCTGGGCAAGTGGCATAACCGACAAAGGATGCATTAGTGGCCCTACCGATCCAGACCCAAAAAGAGTCAAACTAACGCACTATTGCGATTCAGACTCAACCATAACATGTCATAAAGAAATGGCACGTTTAATCGATATATACATTAAATATTCCGATTGCGTATATATGAACAAAATCGCCTTGGGCAAAGAAGAATGCATTCAAGATATGTCTGATGTAAATAAAGCTTTGACTAGCATCAAGTTTTACGTTCCACCGAGACTTCCACCAAAAGTCCTTTGGGACGAAAACAAAACTGCAATCAAGGGAAGCCTTCCACAAGAAAAAGTTTTAAGAAAAATAAAGATCTACATGGGAACAGTACGATATGTATGCCGAAGAAACACAACCGAAAACGAATACTCCGGGACACTATCGTTAAAGATGCAAATCAGTAAAGACGGGACCGTAATTGAAGCAATCGTGATCAAGTCAACGTCAGACAATCCCTTACTTGATCAAGAAATTCTAAACCATTTCAAGAAAATTCAATTTGAAAAATCAAATGGCGAAACCAACGTTGAGTTTGCAATGGAATTTCTAAAGAGATAA
- a CDS encoding DUF3791 domain-containing protein translates to MDVENQEKVLFTLACIDSFAKEHALSTKQAFAYLNRFKALNFIDQNFESNKNETPKAESEILLEVCKKNGGAL, encoded by the coding sequence ATGGACGTCGAAAACCAGGAAAAAGTCCTTTTCACTTTGGCCTGCATTGATTCCTTTGCCAAGGAACACGCGCTTTCAACAAAGCAGGCCTTCGCCTACCTGAACCGATTCAAAGCTCTTAATTTCATTGACCAGAACTTTGAATCAAACAAGAATGAAACTCCAAAAGCAGAATCCGAAATCCTTTTGGAAGTCTGCAAGAAAAATGGAGGAGCCCTATGA
- a CDS encoding arsenate reductase family protein, with protein MIFLCYPKCTTCQKAQKWLDANNVSYEFRDIKEDNPSIDELKEWHAKSGLPLKKFFNTSGLLYKDLQLKDKLPTMSEEEQFKLLASNGMLVKRPMAVGKDFVLVGFKEAEWAEKVSK; from the coding sequence ATGATCTTTTTATGCTACCCCAAATGCACCACTTGCCAGAAGGCACAGAAGTGGCTTGACGCCAACAACGTTTCCTATGAGTTTCGCGATATCAAGGAAGACAACCCTTCTATAGATGAACTTAAGGAATGGCACGCCAAAAGCGGTCTCCCTCTCAAGAAATTCTTCAACACCAGCGGCCTTTTGTACAAGGATTTGCAGCTGAAGGACAAGCTCCCCACCATGAGCGAAGAAGAACAGTTCAAGCTACTAGCCAGCAACGGAATGCTGGTAAAGCGTCCCATGGCAGTAGGCAAAGATTTTGTGTTGGTTGGATTCAAGGAAGCCGAGTGGGCAGAAAAGGTGAGCAAATAA
- a CDS encoding LysR family transcriptional regulator: MELTHLRYFLEVARTQHVTQSAKNLCIAQPALTQSIHKLEAELDVPLFLNKGRNIVLTEYGQYLYKHLKPLIEDIDFLPKQLHAMAKKNNSTINLNVLAASSLITKAIIQYKKSDKETHFNLIQNEETTLFDICVHTYAEFVSAPFTDDEYFVCSEKIFLAVPNTGDYKTVKKVSLQDLQNENFIELCGSKQFRNICNHYCSKIGFNTKIAFESDNVSAVKDAVAAGIGVGFWPELSWGNVDERKIKLLEISDIDFKRDIVVSFRKTKQDNSRVENFYKFLVEFLKTSGFCIK, from the coding sequence ATGGAATTAACACATTTGCGTTATTTTTTGGAAGTGGCAAGAACACAACATGTGACCCAGAGTGCTAAGAACCTTTGCATTGCCCAACCCGCTTTGACCCAGTCTATCCATAAGCTGGAGGCTGAACTGGATGTTCCATTGTTTTTAAATAAGGGCAGGAACATTGTGCTTACAGAATATGGCCAATACCTGTACAAGCATTTGAAGCCGCTTATTGAAGATATTGATTTTCTGCCGAAGCAACTTCATGCCATGGCGAAGAAGAATAATTCTACCATCAATTTGAATGTGCTTGCTGCATCTTCCTTAATTACCAAGGCCATTATTCAATATAAGAAATCGGATAAGGAGACTCACTTCAATTTGATCCAGAATGAAGAGACGACTTTGTTTGATATCTGCGTTCATACGTATGCAGAATTTGTTTCCGCTCCGTTTACCGACGACGAGTATTTTGTCTGTTCCGAAAAAATATTTCTTGCGGTACCCAACACTGGCGATTATAAGACCGTGAAAAAGGTGTCCCTACAGGATTTGCAAAATGAAAACTTTATTGAACTGTGCGGATCAAAGCAGTTTAGAAATATATGTAATCACTATTGCAGTAAAATTGGCTTCAATACTAAAATTGCTTTTGAAAGCGATAATGTAAGTGCCGTCAAGGATGCTGTGGCTGCGGGTATTGGCGTTGGCTTTTGGCCGGAACTTTCCTGGGGAAACGTTGATGAAAGAAAAATCAAGTTGCTTGAAATATCGGACATCGATTTTAAGCGCGACATTGTTGTTTCCTTCAGAAAGACGAAACAGGACAACAGTCGTGTCGAAAACTTCTACAAGTTCCTAGTAGAATTCTTGAAAACATCCGGTTTTTGCATCAAGTAA
- a CDS encoding FISUMP domain-containing protein yields the protein MPNAMNQIAFACSALFCILFCGCAQEHLCKYDESSATLSCFEKNYKTVKVDGKVWMAENLDYYTTSSYCYSDDESNCNQYGRLYTWSAAETACPANWHLPTRAEYESFMKDSAAESRAAIPAAGFRYYQAKSVDMGVSANFWTNNEKDEVRATLITISDASYDFREYNKDIAYSVRCVMN from the coding sequence ATGCCTAATGCAATGAACCAAATCGCTTTTGCATGCAGCGCATTGTTCTGCATCCTGTTCTGCGGATGCGCACAGGAACACCTCTGCAAATACGACGAATCCTCCGCCACGCTTTCTTGCTTTGAAAAGAATTACAAAACCGTCAAGGTCGACGGAAAAGTATGGATGGCAGAAAACCTGGATTACTACACAACATCCAGCTACTGCTACAGCGATGACGAAAGCAACTGCAATCAGTACGGAAGGCTGTACACCTGGAGCGCAGCCGAAACCGCCTGCCCCGCCAATTGGCATCTGCCCACTCGTGCCGAATACGAATCATTCATGAAGGATTCCGCCGCAGAAAGCCGCGCAGCCATCCCCGCCGCAGGATTCCGCTACTACCAGGCAAAATCTGTGGATATGGGAGTCAGCGCAAATTTCTGGACCAATAACGAAAAAGACGAAGTCCGCGCCACCCTAATTACAATCAGCGACGCAAGCTACGACTTTAGGGAATACAACAAGGACATCGCCTACTCCGTCCGTTGCGTCATGAACTAG
- a CDS encoding SDR family oxidoreductase, which produces MNAFKDKVVVVTGGAHGIGKTIVSEFEKEGAQVVYIDIRENPSFVGDLSKKEVLEQFATHVIEKFGHVDVLVNNALPLMKGIDECSYEEFSYALAVGVTAPFYLTKLFAGYFAPGASIINISSSRDRMSQPQTESYTAAKGGIAALTHAMAVSFAGKLRVNSISPGWIDTDFTEYEGPDATQQPAGRVGNPLDISNMVLFLASDKAGFITGENICIDGGMTRQMIYHNDCGWKMDG; this is translated from the coding sequence ATGAATGCATTCAAAGATAAAGTTGTTGTTGTTACCGGCGGTGCCCACGGCATCGGCAAGACCATCGTAAGCGAATTTGAAAAAGAAGGGGCGCAGGTCGTCTATATCGACATTCGCGAAAACCCCTCTTTTGTGGGCGACCTATCCAAGAAGGAAGTTTTGGAACAGTTCGCAACTCACGTCATTGAGAAGTTCGGCCATGTGGATGTACTGGTGAATAATGCCCTGCCTTTGATGAAAGGCATCGATGAATGTTCTTACGAGGAATTTAGCTATGCTTTGGCGGTAGGAGTGACTGCGCCTTTTTACTTGACTAAACTTTTTGCGGGGTACTTTGCCCCTGGCGCCTCCATCATCAACATTTCTTCATCCCGCGATCGCATGAGCCAGCCTCAGACTGAAAGCTATACGGCGGCGAAGGGCGGCATTGCAGCCTTGACCCACGCCATGGCAGTGAGCTTTGCTGGCAAACTGCGGGTGAATTCTATTTCTCCGGGCTGGATCGATACGGATTTTACAGAATACGAAGGCCCTGACGCAACGCAGCAGCCGGCAGGTCGCGTAGGTAATCCTTTGGACATTTCCAATATGGTGCTTTTCCTTGCTTCAGATAAGGCTGGCTTTATTACGGGCGAAAACATCTGTATTGACGGCGGCATGACCCGCCAGATGATTTATCACAATGATTGTGGCTGGAAAATGGATGGGTAA
- a CDS encoding diguanylate cyclase, protein MKQLQFAYENPNQLGDLLQRLGKFRGNKPMKLLFHVFSEQSDFKKLSFVCNSIVDAFPDAFCVGGSCSGSIVNGSFSGNSVTICCTVLEKESSRVGILQYVLNSDSAASVAADLVREVEKRPWIKAIELLATSPSLSYTAFCKGLQKIRGDVQIFGGLAGAASDESSTYVFSNRHGFSAESVVCLLYGGDDLYVETTKISGWKPLGRPFEVTKVQGNVLCELDGQPAFEAYSKYLNIQNDYYFFHNTLEFPLFYNEDGEYLLRSPMACSEQGALLLASDLRRGITAKIAYGDPQAIMESVKMGASKLTNFCPDAIYLYSSMARRTFWGEDDVNKETTPFDFIAPTYGCYCAGQILRSRNTVKLHNVTITAVGFREGRADASRKKTAVVGDGTRAGKVSIITRLANFTNVSSAELVEMYNKMTKNSITDALTGLYNRGEIQRRIERRFAENPNGKMSLVMIDIDNFKSVNDTFGHKEGDTVIEGLSKQIQVASFENAPDADAGRWGGEEFMIMLPDMGLKEAVEFAEVVRTGFAQIQFPAVGRKTISLGATELKKGDTVDAICVRVDDALYQAKRTGKNKVVVL, encoded by the coding sequence ATGAAACAGCTTCAATTTGCATATGAAAACCCGAATCAGTTGGGCGATCTGCTTCAGCGTTTAGGTAAGTTCCGTGGGAACAAGCCTATGAAGCTGCTTTTTCATGTTTTCTCGGAACAGTCGGACTTTAAAAAACTGAGTTTCGTCTGTAATTCCATTGTGGACGCGTTTCCGGATGCTTTCTGCGTAGGTGGTTCCTGCTCTGGAAGTATTGTGAACGGAAGCTTTTCCGGGAATTCGGTTACGATTTGTTGTACAGTCCTTGAAAAAGAATCTAGCCGTGTAGGCATTTTGCAATATGTGCTGAATTCTGATTCCGCAGCTTCTGTGGCGGCGGATTTGGTTCGTGAGGTTGAAAAAAGACCTTGGATTAAGGCAATTGAACTATTAGCGACTTCGCCTAGCCTGTCCTATACTGCTTTTTGTAAAGGCTTACAAAAAATAAGGGGCGATGTTCAGATTTTTGGTGGTCTGGCTGGTGCTGCCAGTGATGAAAGTTCGACTTATGTCTTTTCCAATAGACATGGCTTTTCCGCGGAATCTGTTGTCTGTCTTCTTTATGGTGGCGATGACCTGTATGTGGAAACAACCAAGATTTCAGGTTGGAAACCACTGGGAAGACCGTTCGAAGTCACTAAGGTTCAAGGAAATGTCCTGTGTGAACTGGATGGACAGCCTGCGTTTGAGGCGTATTCCAAGTACCTGAATATTCAGAACGACTACTATTTCTTCCATAACACGTTGGAATTTCCCCTCTTCTATAACGAAGATGGCGAATATCTTTTGCGTTCTCCCATGGCTTGTTCTGAACAAGGGGCACTGCTGCTTGCTTCGGACTTGAGGAGAGGTATTACTGCGAAGATTGCCTATGGTGATCCCCAGGCCATTATGGAAAGTGTTAAGATGGGGGCTTCCAAACTGACAAACTTCTGCCCCGATGCCATTTACCTGTATTCCAGTATGGCCAGAAGAACGTTCTGGGGCGAAGACGACGTCAATAAGGAAACGACCCCGTTTGACTTTATTGCTCCGACCTATGGTTGCTACTGCGCTGGACAGATTTTACGTTCCCGGAATACGGTGAAGTTGCATAACGTGACGATTACTGCTGTCGGTTTCCGCGAAGGCCGTGCGGACGCTTCCAGGAAGAAGACTGCTGTTGTTGGCGATGGAACTCGTGCGGGCAAGGTTTCCATTATTACCCGTCTTGCAAACTTCACTAACGTATCTTCCGCTGAACTTGTGGAAATGTACAACAAGATGACCAAGAACTCCATTACGGATGCTCTGACGGGCTTGTATAACCGTGGTGAAATTCAGCGTAGAATCGAACGACGTTTTGCAGAAAACCCCAATGGCAAGATGTCTCTGGTCATGATTGATATCGACAACTTTAAGTCGGTGAATGATACCTTTGGCCATAAGGAAGGCGATACTGTTATTGAAGGCCTTTCTAAGCAAATTCAGGTGGCCTCTTTTGAAAATGCTCCGGATGCTGATGCTGGCCGCTGGGGTGGTGAAGAATTTATGATCATGCTTCCGGATATGGGATTGAAGGAAGCTGTTGAATTTGCAGAAGTTGTTCGTACCGGTTTCGCTCAAATACAGTTCCCTGCTGTGGGAAGAAAGACCATTAGTCTTGGTGCTACGGAATTGAAGAAGGGTGATACTGTTGACGCTATTTGCGTTCGTGTGGATGATGCTCTTTATCAAGCGAAGCGTACGGGCAAGAATAAGGTCGTAGTTCTGTAA